A region of Fimbriimonadaceae bacterium DNA encodes the following proteins:
- the ybaL_2 gene encoding putative cation/proton antiporter YbaL, with amino-acid sequence MAFLFGLLAVKLRLPIIVGYLAAGIAIGPFTPGFVADQGIASQLAEIGVSLLMFGVGLHFSVRDLLAVRRIALPGAIGQVIVATLLGAVLGRFWGWDWIASLVFGLSLSVASTVVLLRGLDERNQLDTADGRIAVGWLIVEDIVTVVALVALPALAISGTSNIQIGGLLSSLFWTLLQVGVFVAFMLIVGQKVIPLLLGRVARTGLRELFTLGVLALALVIAFGSATLFGVSPALGAFFAGIVIGQSKLSHRASAETLPLQEIFSVLFFVAVGMLFNPRILLDEPLRVLAALVTIMVGKSLAAAIIVLAFRYPVGTALMVSASLAQVGEFSYILINLGIHLKLVPFDALNVIVAASILSIGLNPIVFRTIDPIDRWLRKRPRLLALLERPSIEPGLQVPDKAEPGLSDHAVIVGYGRVGEAVGRALSMVGERFAVIELDADRIEALTAAGIPAVFGDASRSLILAQAGTANARMVIVATPDTSDTLEIAREARELNPEIRVLARTHQYDDIELFHDEGIDRVVMGEQELALQLGRYALAALNFPAAKIDQIIEELRQE; translated from the coding sequence TTGGCATTCCTCTTTGGGCTTCTGGCCGTCAAGCTCAGATTGCCAATCATTGTCGGCTATTTGGCGGCAGGAATAGCCATTGGCCCGTTCACTCCTGGCTTCGTTGCCGATCAGGGGATCGCCTCCCAGCTTGCCGAGATTGGCGTCAGTCTTCTCATGTTCGGGGTGGGCCTGCACTTTTCAGTGCGTGACCTCCTTGCCGTGCGTCGAATCGCCTTGCCGGGCGCCATCGGACAGGTGATCGTGGCGACCCTGCTCGGTGCGGTACTGGGACGATTTTGGGGGTGGGACTGGATCGCAAGCCTGGTTTTCGGACTCTCACTATCCGTGGCCAGCACGGTCGTGCTGTTGCGGGGGCTGGATGAACGCAATCAGCTCGATACGGCCGATGGGCGAATCGCAGTCGGATGGCTGATCGTCGAGGACATCGTCACCGTCGTGGCTCTCGTCGCTTTGCCTGCGCTGGCAATATCAGGAACATCGAATATCCAAATCGGGGGGCTCCTCTCCTCGTTGTTCTGGACCCTCCTTCAGGTTGGCGTGTTCGTCGCCTTCATGCTGATCGTCGGCCAAAAAGTGATACCTCTGCTCCTTGGCAGAGTAGCGAGGACCGGGCTTCGCGAGCTCTTCACCCTTGGCGTCCTCGCACTGGCGCTCGTCATCGCCTTCGGGTCCGCAACGCTGTTCGGCGTATCGCCTGCTCTTGGAGCATTCTTCGCCGGCATCGTGATCGGACAATCCAAGCTCTCTCACCGGGCGAGTGCCGAGACCCTTCCCTTGCAGGAGATTTTCTCTGTCCTGTTCTTCGTCGCCGTCGGCATGCTCTTCAATCCCCGAATCTTGCTCGACGAGCCCCTCCGCGTCCTTGCGGCGCTGGTTACGATCATGGTGGGGAAGTCGCTCGCCGCCGCGATCATCGTGCTGGCCTTTCGCTATCCCGTGGGTACCGCGCTCATGGTTTCCGCGAGCCTTGCCCAGGTCGGTGAGTTTTCCTACATCCTGATTAACCTGGGAATCCACCTTAAGCTCGTGCCCTTCGACGCGCTAAACGTCATCGTGGCAGCCTCGATTCTCTCGATCGGGTTGAACCCTATCGTGTTTCGAACCATCGACCCGATCGACCGCTGGCTTCGCAAACGGCCACGCCTGCTCGCTCTGCTGGAACGACCCTCCATCGAGCCTGGCCTGCAAGTCCCCGACAAAGCCGAGCCAGGGCTTTCCGACCATGCGGTCATCGTGGGCTATGGCCGGGTCGGCGAAGCGGTTGGACGTGCCCTATCCATGGTTGGCGAGCGATTTGCCGTGATCGAGCTGGATGCCGACCGGATCGAGGCATTAACGGCGGCGGGTATCCCGGCCGTCTTCGGCGATGCCTCCCGAAGCTTGATCTTGGCCCAAGCCGGTACGGCCAATGCTCGCATGGTCATTGTCGCGACGCCGGACACATCGGACACGCTGGAAATAGCCCGGGAAGCCCGTGAACTGAACCCAGAAATCAGGGTCCTCGCTCGAACCCACCAGTACGACGACATCGAGCTTTTCCATGATGAGGGCATCGACAGGGTGGTAATGGGCGAGCAGGAACTTGCCCTTCAGCTCGGTCGCTATGCCTTGGCTGCTCTCAACTTTCCTGCCGCGAAGATCGATCAGATCATCGAAGAGCTTCGCCAAGAATAG
- a CDS encoding putative HTH-type transcriptional regulator, with product MKQSGSAAPSGAAAAAQADALRKFKANVFRVLAHPTRIHIVECLRDGELTVGAILEQVPVEAANASQHLSVLRSMGLVTNRKEGNQVYYSLRDPLLIEVLDIMKRYFRTHLEEAMEMLKGVEE from the coding sequence ATGAAGCAGTCCGGCAGCGCCGCGCCTTCCGGTGCGGCAGCCGCGGCCCAGGCGGACGCCCTGCGAAAGTTCAAGGCCAACGTGTTTCGGGTGCTCGCCCATCCAACCCGAATCCATATTGTCGAGTGCCTGAGGGATGGTGAACTCACGGTTGGGGCGATCCTGGAACAGGTCCCGGTCGAAGCCGCCAACGCGTCCCAGCACCTCTCGGTGCTGCGTTCGATGGGACTCGTTACCAACCGCAAAGAGGGCAACCAGGTCTATTACTCGCTGCGCGATCCGCTTCTGATCGAGGTGCTCGACATCATGAAACGCTATTTCCGTACCCATCTGGAAGAAGCAATGGAGATGCTAAAGGGTGTCGAAGAGTAG
- the dauA gene encoding C4-dicarboxylic acid transporter DauA has product MSKSSVAAAWLTREDALVPKSVLALRSYSLQKFGSDLVAGLTVGLVAFPLAMAFAISSGVQPQAGLYCAIVAGFIISALGGSMTQIGGPTGAFVVVVSGIVGKHGLDGLFMCTLMAGVLLMLLGISRLGTAVKYIPRPVVIGFTNGIAVLIASTQVKDFFGLQIDKVPGEFVPRIQSLAQGWHTLSIQTTAVSLSMLLVIMLMAKFVRRVPGAIVVLVLGTALVWGLGLPLETVGNRFGDLPSSLPVLQIPQFRPELILPLLSPALTVTMLGAIESLLSAVVADRMTGDRHNPNIELVAQGVANVVSPMVGGLPATGAIARTATNIRSGARSPVAGMVHAVTLLAIVVFAAPLAGHIPLAILASILLFVAYNMGEWSEVGEILKLSRADIAVWLITFVLTVFADLTVAVEAGMILAALLYIQKVTSTTTVSRVTQEYIEQGIPHSLQANELPEGVAVYRIHGPFLFGSSDKLSLIEQEFDSLPKIVMLRLRNMNAIDATGLHALESLADRLHASGRHLIVCGMQQQPARLMERAEFHRHLGDENICPTLAEAIARARVLLLST; this is encoded by the coding sequence GTGTCGAAGAGTAGCGTGGCTGCGGCATGGCTGACCCGGGAGGACGCGCTGGTACCGAAATCCGTACTTGCGCTGAGAAGTTACAGCCTGCAGAAATTTGGGTCAGACCTTGTCGCCGGTCTTACGGTGGGTCTCGTCGCGTTCCCGTTGGCCATGGCCTTCGCCATTTCATCGGGGGTGCAACCGCAAGCCGGATTGTATTGCGCGATCGTTGCCGGTTTCATTATCTCGGCACTTGGCGGTTCAATGACCCAAATCGGGGGACCGACCGGCGCGTTCGTTGTCGTGGTGTCCGGGATCGTCGGCAAGCATGGACTCGACGGATTGTTCATGTGCACCTTGATGGCGGGCGTACTGCTGATGCTGCTCGGTATCTCGCGGCTCGGCACGGCCGTGAAATATATTCCGCGACCGGTCGTCATCGGCTTCACGAATGGCATCGCGGTCCTGATCGCGAGCACCCAGGTCAAGGACTTCTTTGGGCTGCAGATCGATAAGGTGCCGGGTGAGTTTGTGCCACGGATCCAGTCGCTGGCCCAAGGTTGGCACACGCTTTCAATTCAGACAACCGCGGTTTCCCTGAGCATGTTGTTGGTCATCATGCTGATGGCGAAGTTCGTCAGGCGGGTGCCAGGGGCTATTGTCGTGCTCGTGCTGGGAACTGCATTGGTCTGGGGCCTCGGTTTGCCTCTGGAGACCGTAGGGAATAGGTTTGGGGACCTCCCCAGTTCCCTCCCGGTTTTGCAGATTCCTCAGTTTCGCCCCGAGTTGATCCTTCCTCTTTTGTCGCCAGCTCTTACGGTAACCATGCTGGGTGCCATCGAATCGCTGCTGTCTGCTGTCGTCGCCGATCGGATGACCGGGGATCGCCATAACCCCAATATCGAGCTGGTCGCTCAGGGAGTGGCGAACGTCGTTTCGCCCATGGTTGGCGGGTTGCCCGCCACCGGCGCCATCGCACGAACGGCAACCAATATCCGGTCAGGTGCCAGGTCTCCGGTCGCAGGAATGGTCCACGCGGTCACACTCCTGGCGATCGTGGTCTTCGCGGCGCCGCTGGCCGGACATATCCCGCTTGCGATTCTTGCCTCGATCCTCCTCTTTGTCGCCTACAACATGGGCGAATGGTCGGAGGTTGGCGAGATTCTTAAACTCTCAAGGGCTGATATCGCCGTCTGGCTGATTACGTTTGTCCTAACGGTCTTTGCCGACCTGACGGTTGCGGTAGAGGCCGGCATGATCCTGGCTGCCCTTCTTTATATCCAGAAGGTGACCTCCACCACCACCGTTTCTCGCGTTACTCAGGAGTACATCGAGCAAGGGATACCGCACAGCCTGCAGGCCAACGAATTGCCCGAAGGCGTGGCCGTTTATCGCATTCACGGACCGTTCCTGTTCGGATCGTCCGACAAGCTCAGTTTGATCGAACAGGAGTTCGATTCTTTACCGAAGATCGTCATGCTGCGGCTCCGCAACATGAACGCGATCGATGCGACAGGTCTGCACGCACTCGAAAGCCTGGCCGATCGTCTGCACGCCTCCGGTCGGCATTTGATCGTATGCGGGATGCAGCAGCAGCCCGCCCGACTCATGGAACGCGCAGAATTCCACCGCCATCTGGGTGATGAGAACATTTGTCCGACCCTGGCGGAAGCTATCGCTCGAGCCCGGGTTCTGCTCTTGTCGACGTGA
- the metH_2 gene encoding Methionine synthase: MAPESEELTCSYDPLIELMARFENVKAVDSGADPFEGLGPEDTLKKHIVDGIKKNLERHLDDALTAYAPLAIINDILLDGMKTVGELFGAGKMQLPFVLQSAEVMKSAVRYLEPMMEKVEGAEKGSILLATVAGDVHDIGKNLVDIILSNNGYRVVNIGIKQPINNILDQAAATKCQVIGMSGLLVKSTLIMKDNLLEMNDRGLERYPVILGGAALTRGYVEQDLRSIYHGNVFYAQDAFEGLRLMEELGKDAPPAVAVATEEEEVATRVASHRVGHIDPQLFVFDGVTSDVGRDVPVPKLPFYGARKWTKFDIFEIYKYINPVALWRGQWQYKKPEGMGNPEFAAWLEGEARPVQERVQRELAKVLKPQVKWGYFWVQSQGNDLIVFDESARVERGRFRFPRQRDGRRLCLSDFFASVESGRMDVAGFHIVTVGPDVSILERELFSKGDYQNYLYVHGMGVETAEALAEYWHRQIRQEMGIDDQEPDEMRLLFSARYHGARYSFGYPACPNLEDQALLMELLQPQDIGIHLTEEFMLDPEQSTSAIIVHHPEAKYFNIR, encoded by the coding sequence ATGGCTCCAGAGTCCGAAGAACTGACCTGTTCGTACGATCCGCTCATCGAATTGATGGCGCGATTTGAGAATGTCAAGGCCGTCGATTCCGGCGCCGATCCGTTCGAGGGACTTGGACCGGAGGACACCCTCAAGAAGCATATCGTCGATGGGATCAAGAAGAACCTTGAGCGGCACCTCGACGATGCCCTCACCGCCTATGCGCCGCTCGCCATCATCAACGACATCCTGCTCGATGGAATGAAGACGGTCGGCGAGTTGTTTGGCGCCGGAAAGATGCAGCTTCCCTTTGTGCTCCAATCTGCCGAGGTCATGAAGTCGGCCGTCCGCTACCTTGAGCCGATGATGGAAAAGGTGGAAGGCGCCGAGAAGGGCTCCATCCTCCTTGCGACGGTAGCCGGCGACGTCCACGACATCGGAAAGAACCTCGTCGACATCATCCTCAGCAACAACGGCTATCGCGTCGTGAACATCGGCATCAAGCAGCCGATCAACAACATTCTCGACCAGGCCGCCGCCACCAAGTGCCAGGTCATCGGCATGAGCGGTCTCCTCGTCAAGAGCACGCTCATCATGAAGGACAACCTGCTGGAGATGAACGATCGTGGGTTGGAACGGTATCCCGTCATTCTCGGGGGGGCGGCCCTCACGCGGGGATATGTCGAGCAGGATTTGAGGTCCATCTATCACGGCAACGTCTTTTACGCGCAGGATGCGTTCGAGGGCCTTCGGCTCATGGAAGAACTCGGCAAAGACGCACCACCAGCGGTCGCGGTTGCGACGGAAGAAGAGGAGGTGGCCACACGAGTCGCCAGCCACCGCGTGGGCCATATCGATCCGCAGCTCTTTGTCTTCGATGGCGTGACGTCGGACGTTGGCAGGGACGTGCCAGTCCCCAAGCTTCCCTTCTACGGCGCGCGCAAGTGGACCAAGTTCGACATTTTCGAAATCTACAAGTACATCAATCCGGTTGCCCTCTGGCGCGGCCAGTGGCAATACAAGAAGCCGGAGGGCATGGGCAATCCGGAGTTCGCGGCATGGCTCGAGGGCGAGGCGCGTCCTGTTCAGGAGCGGGTGCAGCGAGAGCTGGCCAAGGTCCTGAAGCCCCAGGTCAAGTGGGGCTACTTCTGGGTCCAGAGCCAGGGCAACGACCTCATTGTTTTTGATGAATCCGCCCGCGTGGAGCGAGGACGATTCAGGTTTCCCCGTCAGCGGGATGGGCGGCGGCTATGTCTATCGGACTTCTTCGCCTCCGTCGAGTCCGGCCGGATGGACGTGGCCGGATTTCACATCGTGACGGTTGGGCCCGACGTGTCCATTCTGGAACGTGAGCTGTTCTCCAAGGGCGACTATCAGAACTATCTGTACGTGCACGGCATGGGGGTGGAGACCGCAGAGGCCCTCGCCGAGTACTGGCACCGCCAGATTCGCCAGGAGATGGGGATCGACGACCAGGAGCCGGACGAGATGCGCCTTCTCTTCTCCGCCCGTTACCATGGCGCGCGGTATTCCTTCGGCTATCCTGCCTGCCCTAATCTTGAGGACCAGGCGTTGCTGATGGAGCTCTTGCAACCCCAGGATATCGGCATCCACTTGACCGAGGAGTTCATGCTCGATCCAGAGCAGTCCACGAGCGCAATCATCGTTCACCACCCCGAAGCCAAGTATTTCAACATCCGCTAA
- the etfA gene encoding Electron transfer flavoprotein subunit alpha yields the protein MSRLLVIAFDGHEVESAAGFAKQLGCPWDLVVLSGSTVGSFGAEKVSAANLTEIPPADALAKSLAGIAGGYSHIAAASSMQAKDVLPRLTALIDGVMVTDATAMDTPSQFRRPVVAGSAIASVEVGGSPIVLTVRPAGFPKVEAGPAVTPELLSLNGSGKARRLSASGKSGGRPDLTQAKVVVSGGRPLKDAETFEKLIGGLADRLGGAVGATRAAVDSGIAPNECQVGQTGKIVAPDLYIAAGISGSTQHMAGIKDSKVIVAINKDPDAPIFEVADIGIVADLYDVIPALMERLP from the coding sequence GTGAGCCGCTTGCTGGTGATTGCCTTCGACGGCCACGAGGTGGAATCGGCCGCCGGATTTGCCAAGCAGCTTGGCTGCCCGTGGGATCTCGTCGTGTTATCCGGCAGTACCGTAGGCTCGTTTGGAGCCGAGAAGGTTTCCGCCGCCAACCTCACCGAGATACCGCCGGCCGATGCCTTGGCAAAGTCGCTAGCTGGCATAGCCGGTGGTTACAGCCACATCGCCGCCGCCAGCAGCATGCAAGCCAAGGATGTACTTCCCCGGCTGACTGCTCTCATCGATGGCGTAATGGTCACCGACGCAACGGCCATGGACACCCCGTCCCAGTTTCGGAGACCGGTGGTCGCCGGTTCCGCAATCGCCTCGGTGGAAGTTGGCGGCTCGCCCATCGTCCTCACGGTTCGTCCGGCAGGCTTTCCAAAGGTGGAGGCTGGTCCTGCCGTTACACCAGAGCTGCTCTCTCTGAATGGCTCGGGCAAAGCACGACGGCTTTCCGCATCCGGAAAGTCCGGTGGCCGACCCGATCTCACCCAGGCGAAAGTTGTCGTTTCAGGCGGGCGGCCGTTAAAGGACGCGGAGACATTTGAAAAGCTTATCGGTGGGCTGGCTGACCGCCTGGGTGGCGCGGTCGGCGCGACGCGAGCCGCCGTCGACAGCGGCATCGCTCCCAACGAATGCCAGGTGGGCCAAACCGGAAAAATCGTTGCCCCCGACCTTTACATTGCGGCCGGAATCAGCGGGTCGACCCAGCACATGGCGGGCATCAAAGACAGCAAGGTTATCGTGGCAATCAACAAGGACCCCGACGCCCCAATTTTCGAGGTAGCCGATATCGGAATCGTGGCCGATCTCTATGACGTGATCCCCGCCCTGATGGAGCGGCTGCCATAG
- the etfB gene encoding Electron transfer flavoprotein subunit beta, whose translation MKILVPVKRVIDPYAKVKPLPDGSGMDVSAVKFEINPFDEIALEEAARIKDADPSTEVIAVSIGKAECEEQLRKALALAADRALLIETDEQLDAWVVANELAAVARELQPDLILMGKQTTDDDGNQAGQMLAALLDWPQATFAAKLVLGGGKATVTRETDIGEEVLELPLPAVVTTDLRLNEPRYVALPGIIKARSKPLDRRGRYTSSTVKSRTVKVVAPPGRSAGAKVASVDELVAAIKSKGVLS comes from the coding sequence ATGAAGATTCTCGTCCCAGTCAAACGGGTCATCGATCCCTACGCCAAAGTCAAGCCACTCCCCGATGGCTCAGGCATGGATGTCTCTGCGGTCAAGTTCGAGATCAATCCCTTCGACGAGATCGCCCTGGAAGAAGCTGCCCGGATCAAGGATGCCGACCCCTCGACCGAGGTGATCGCTGTCTCGATTGGCAAGGCCGAGTGCGAGGAGCAGCTGCGAAAGGCTCTCGCACTGGCCGCCGACCGCGCCCTACTGATCGAAACCGACGAGCAACTCGATGCATGGGTCGTCGCCAACGAGCTGGCCGCCGTCGCCCGCGAGTTGCAGCCCGACCTCATCCTGATGGGCAAGCAGACCACCGACGACGACGGCAACCAGGCTGGACAAATGCTGGCCGCGCTGCTCGATTGGCCGCAGGCTACGTTTGCGGCAAAACTCGTCTTGGGCGGTGGGAAAGCCACCGTGACAAGGGAAACCGATATCGGCGAAGAAGTTTTGGAGTTACCACTTCCTGCCGTTGTCACCACCGACCTGCGGCTTAACGAACCTCGGTATGTCGCCCTGCCGGGCATCATCAAGGCCCGCAGCAAACCCCTCGACCGACGCGGCCGTTACACGAGCTCGACCGTCAAATCTCGGACGGTAAAGGTTGTGGCTCCTCCCGGTCGTTCCGCCGGCGCCAAAGTCGCCAGCGTCGACGAGTTGGTCGCTGCGATCAAGAGCAAGGGGGTGCTTTCGTGA
- the fadN gene encoding putative 3-hydroxyacyl-CoA dehydrogenase — protein MGSGIAAHLANIGFQVSLLDRSAGAAQEAFDRAKKAKPPHFMVPETAGQVRLGSIEHDLHWIKNAHWVCEAIFEDMRAKKELYALIEDQLAPDAMISTNTSGLEISLLAEGRTDSFRRRFHGTHFFNPPRYLKLLELIPTPETDPAVIQQMVEFLEGPVARRVVVAKDTPGFIANRYGMWSMIHTVHVAEKLQLTCEEVDAITGSFLGRPRTGSFRLNDLVGIDIMKNIADNLYERCSHDPRRGDLKMPQSMEVLLERGWLGDKTGQGYYRREGKELMAIDLQTFAYRQRREPELPTLTELAKVPLGERIRTALERKDPVGEFLREQLVPSLKYANAIKEEISHSVEDFDRVMKWGFGWEAGPFEMIDAIGAQNLGMLETAFYEGGTQRSWNGDYVERAKEPQFANIAEHYLLDQHETFNLRDLGDGVTAVALTTKMGVLSPRAIQELTSFFDTFDGRAVLTSEARSFSAGFDLTFVLTQAEADDWQTLDNALYDLQMLSQLLSEKRVVAAVFGHCLGAGLEVALGCPQIIAAAETQIGLPEARVGLIPSGSGCARMHLRHQGSAKELAEAIIRLTLGTVAGNADEARKLGYLRVGDVTQYHPDRMLFDAKLLAETVEPLPQVAWINPEGPLVGMVDRAQEELKARGELSEFDEIIGDKLKMVCGKAQSYEQALGLERQEFEELCRQPLTHARIKHMLETGKPLKN, from the coding sequence ATGGGTAGCGGGATAGCCGCTCATCTCGCCAACATCGGGTTCCAGGTTTCGTTGCTCGATCGCTCTGCGGGAGCCGCCCAAGAGGCATTCGATCGCGCGAAGAAAGCCAAGCCGCCTCACTTTATGGTTCCCGAGACGGCGGGACAGGTGCGCCTCGGCAGCATCGAACATGATCTTCACTGGATAAAGAACGCCCACTGGGTGTGCGAAGCGATCTTTGAGGACATGCGCGCGAAAAAGGAGCTTTACGCGCTCATCGAGGACCAGTTGGCTCCCGACGCCATGATCAGCACCAACACCAGCGGCTTGGAGATCTCTCTGCTCGCCGAGGGCCGGACGGACTCGTTCCGAAGGCGCTTTCATGGAACCCACTTCTTCAATCCTCCACGCTACTTGAAGCTCCTGGAGCTGATTCCGACGCCGGAGACCGATCCTGCCGTGATCCAGCAGATGGTGGAGTTTTTGGAAGGACCCGTTGCCCGCCGTGTGGTGGTGGCGAAGGATACGCCAGGCTTTATCGCCAACCGCTATGGCATGTGGTCGATGATCCACACCGTGCATGTCGCCGAGAAACTCCAGCTGACGTGCGAAGAAGTCGATGCGATCACAGGCTCCTTCTTGGGACGGCCGCGGACAGGCAGCTTCCGACTGAATGACCTTGTCGGCATCGACATCATGAAGAACATCGCCGACAACCTGTACGAGCGATGCAGCCACGATCCACGCCGCGGCGACTTGAAGATGCCGCAGTCAATGGAGGTCTTGCTGGAGAGAGGTTGGCTGGGTGACAAAACCGGCCAAGGCTACTACCGGCGGGAGGGCAAGGAGCTAATGGCAATCGACCTCCAAACATTCGCGTATCGGCAAAGGCGCGAACCCGAGCTCCCCACCTTGACTGAGTTGGCGAAAGTTCCACTCGGCGAGAGAATCCGAACGGCTCTAGAACGCAAGGATCCGGTCGGCGAGTTTCTCCGGGAGCAGCTGGTACCGTCCCTCAAGTACGCCAATGCCATCAAGGAAGAGATTTCCCACTCCGTGGAGGACTTCGACCGGGTCATGAAGTGGGGATTTGGTTGGGAAGCCGGCCCCTTCGAAATGATCGATGCGATTGGTGCTCAAAACCTCGGGATGCTTGAGACGGCTTTCTACGAGGGTGGAACCCAGCGCAGTTGGAACGGAGATTATGTTGAGCGAGCGAAAGAGCCACAGTTCGCCAACATTGCCGAGCACTACCTGCTCGATCAGCACGAAACATTCAACTTGCGCGACCTTGGGGACGGAGTCACCGCCGTCGCCCTCACCACGAAGATGGGCGTGTTGTCGCCAAGGGCGATCCAGGAGCTGACATCCTTTTTCGACACGTTCGACGGCCGCGCCGTTCTTACTTCCGAGGCTCGATCCTTTTCAGCGGGTTTCGATCTAACTTTTGTGCTGACCCAAGCAGAGGCCGACGATTGGCAGACCCTCGATAACGCCCTTTACGACCTGCAGATGCTTTCCCAGCTCCTTTCGGAGAAGCGGGTGGTTGCAGCCGTTTTCGGCCACTGTTTGGGCGCAGGGCTGGAAGTCGCTCTTGGATGTCCGCAGATCATTGCTGCGGCCGAGACGCAGATCGGTCTTCCCGAAGCACGGGTTGGACTGATCCCATCCGGATCGGGCTGTGCACGCATGCACCTGCGCCATCAGGGCTCGGCAAAAGAGCTTGCCGAAGCCATCATCCGGCTAACCCTTGGCACCGTTGCGGGCAATGCCGACGAGGCCCGAAAGCTGGGCTATCTTCGGGTCGGCGACGTGACGCAGTACCACCCCGACCGCATGCTGTTCGACGCGAAGCTTCTTGCCGAGACGGTCGAGCCCCTTCCTCAGGTTGCTTGGATCAATCCAGAAGGGCCTCTGGTCGGAATGGTTGATCGAGCGCAAGAAGAACTTAAAGCGCGCGGCGAGTTGTCCGAGTTCGATGAAATCATCGGCGACAAACTGAAGATGGTCTGTGGCAAAGCGCAGAGCTATGAACAAGCGTTGGGGCTGGAGCGGCAGGAATTCGAAGAGCTCTGTCGGCAACCTCTGACCCATGCCCGCATCAAGCATATGCTCGAGACCGGAAAGCCGCTTAAGAACTAG
- the infC gene encoding Translation initiation factor IF-3 — protein MVAPTAQPPVCKIIDHGKYKYQQEKLNKENKKVKQDVKGIKLRPGTAEHDLKVLMRNAMKFLEEGHKVKVTCQFRAREVTHPEFGYQKMNKLAEELSPYSIVEKAPSLEGKLMTMILLPKAGSPKKKDAKDQDQQNGSEKVQGHGKREDHAPEVEQQSHVLPQEREPEASTGTGT, from the coding sequence ATGGTCGCGCCGACGGCGCAGCCCCCGGTTTGCAAGATCATCGACCACGGCAAGTATAAGTATCAGCAGGAAAAGCTTAACAAAGAAAACAAAAAGGTCAAGCAGGATGTCAAGGGCATCAAGCTGCGGCCCGGTACCGCCGAACACGATCTCAAGGTTCTCATGCGAAACGCCATGAAGTTCCTGGAGGAAGGCCACAAGGTTAAGGTGACCTGTCAGTTTCGCGCTCGCGAAGTGACCCACCCGGAGTTCGGCTACCAGAAGATGAACAAGCTGGCGGAAGAGCTATCCCCGTACAGCATCGTGGAAAAGGCACCCTCACTGGAGGGTAAACTCATGACAATGATCTTGCTTCCCAAAGCGGGATCGCCAAAGAAGAAAGATGCCAAAGATCAAGACCAACAAAACGGCAGCGAAAAGGTTCAAGGTCACGGGAAGCGGGAAGATCACGCGCCGGAAGTCGAACAACAATCACATGTTCTTCCACAAGAGCGCGAGCCAGAAGCGTCGACTGGAACAGGAACCTGA
- the rplT gene encoding 50S ribosomal protein L20, producing the protein MARIKRGLMRHKRHKKTVERASGYFGRKKNVFKRAHEQVMKSGQYAFRDRRAKKREFRRQWIVRITAACEACGIKYNQLIHGMTEKGMQVNRKMLSELAIHDMDAFKDLAKQATA; encoded by the coding sequence ATGGCAAGAATCAAACGTGGCTTGATGCGCCACAAGCGGCACAAGAAGACAGTCGAACGTGCCTCCGGTTATTTCGGCCGCAAGAAGAACGTCTTCAAGCGCGCCCACGAGCAGGTCATGAAGTCGGGGCAATATGCCTTTCGTGACCGCCGGGCCAAGAAACGAGAGTTTCGCCGACAGTGGATCGTTCGAATTACTGCGGCTTGTGAAGCCTGCGGCATCAAGTACAACCAGCTCATCCACGGCATGACCGAGAAGGGCATGCAGGTTAACCGAAAGATGCTGAGCGAGCTCGCGATCCATGATATGGATGCGTTCAAGGATCTCGCCAAGCAAGCCACGGCCTAA